Proteins from one Chitinophaga oryzae genomic window:
- a CDS encoding cation:proton antiporter has translation MELFILFSVLITLAAFFSYINVKFIKLPSGISLMLMGTMASLGVIVTGHFSSGFSTIVKDKLALIDFSEFLLGILLSFLLFAGSLHVNVADLRKSARSITVFAVVGTLVSTMLVGAALYGLMLLFQQPVPMIYCLLFGALISPTDPIAVMGILTKANLSKTIETNIVGESLFNDGIGVVIFATLLQIAAVGVENFGAGDIGLLFLEEAVGGILAGLVIGFAGYKLMKSIDHFQTEILISIAMVMGGYSFCHYIHVSGPLAMVVAGIMTGNRGKALAMSDVTRDYLGKFWEVTDEILNAILFMLIGLEIVVVTFETQYLVIGILATILLILARFISLYIPAVAFRFKKQLGTKTLAIMTWGGLRGGISIALALSLPANQYKGVIVPVTFIVVLFSILVQGFTIGKLIKRLNR, from the coding sequence ATGGAATTGTTTATCCTTTTTTCGGTGCTCATCACGCTGGCAGCTTTCTTCTCTTACATAAACGTTAAGTTTATCAAACTTCCTTCGGGCATCAGCCTGATGCTGATGGGCACGATGGCGTCGCTGGGAGTAATTGTCACCGGACATTTTTCTTCAGGTTTCAGCACAATTGTAAAAGATAAACTGGCATTGATCGACTTCTCTGAATTCCTGCTGGGGATTTTGTTGAGTTTTCTTTTATTCGCCGGATCGCTTCATGTTAACGTAGCTGACTTGCGAAAGTCAGCCAGGAGTATTACTGTCTTTGCAGTAGTAGGTACACTGGTTTCCACCATGCTGGTGGGCGCCGCGCTCTACGGGTTAATGCTGTTATTTCAGCAGCCCGTACCCATGATATACTGTCTGCTCTTTGGTGCACTGATCTCACCTACAGATCCGATAGCCGTTATGGGGATATTAACCAAGGCCAATCTGTCCAAAACGATTGAAACAAATATTGTCGGAGAGTCCCTTTTTAATGATGGCATAGGTGTGGTGATATTTGCTACTTTGCTGCAGATAGCGGCAGTAGGTGTGGAAAATTTTGGTGCCGGCGATATTGGGTTGCTCTTTTTGGAGGAGGCAGTAGGTGGCATCCTTGCGGGGCTGGTTATCGGTTTTGCCGGATATAAACTGATGAAATCCATTGATCATTTTCAGACAGAAATCCTTATTTCTATAGCGATGGTGATGGGAGGCTACAGCTTTTGTCACTATATCCATGTTTCGGGGCCGCTGGCCATGGTAGTAGCCGGCATTATGACCGGAAACAGGGGGAAGGCGCTTGCCATGAGTGATGTTACGCGGGATTATTTAGGTAAATTCTGGGAGGTGACGGATGAAATCCTGAATGCGATTTTATTCATGTTGATCGGCCTGGAGATAGTGGTGGTGACTTTTGAAACGCAATACCTGGTCATCGGAATACTGGCTACCATATTATTAATCCTGGCCCGGTTTATCTCGCTTTATATCCCTGCTGTTGCGTTCAGGTTTAAAAAACAGCTTGGCACAAAAACATTGGCCATAATGACCTGGGGAGGCCTGAGAGGGGGCATTTCCATTGCCCTGGCGCTCTCGCTGCCGGCAAACCAGTATAAGGGTGTTATTGTTCCGGTTACGTTTATCGTTGTCCTGTTTTCTATTCTTGTTCAGGGATTCACCATCGGTAAGTTGATCAAACGGCTAAACAGATAG
- a CDS encoding glycoside hydrolase family 97 protein, with protein sequence MNWIKIVPVIFTFSVTQAFSQSKAVQISSPDQQIQVSVWSGAEGDIRYLVKHRNTIVIDTSSLGLTLADADWTRQLNLVSVSAARPVNDSYRLAFGKKSMVSYKAYQRELHYVNKQHAPLAVVFRVSNDAVAFRYLLTGKPAGIRQVVKENTGFSFPEGTSTWLQPMQVARSGWESVNPAYEEHYRPDVPVEKVGENKTGWVYPALFKVGDSWALLTESGLDSNYCATRLISEATPGHFTVGFSDPRETIPGKDYLPHGTLPFSSPWRVVTIGSLETIITSTAGTDLAKPAVLTNTSFVKPGKASWSWISSKDDFITYDEQVRYIDLAADMHWQYCLIDVDWDRKIGYAGIKKLADYAKSKNVALWLWYNSAGDWNTVKYTPKNLLLTHESRMKEFARISEMGIKGVKIDFFAGDGQSVIKYYIDILNDAAANGLMVNFHGATLPRGWARTYPNLLTAEAVRGFENVTFGQNDADREAEICTMLPFTRNAFDPMDYTPVNLYKVHSNTQRKTTNAFQLALSVLFLSGVQHYAESPEGMSKTDEAVKSVLRALPDAWDEVKFLGGYPGRYVVVARRAGTRWYVAGINSQPQAQKVLIDPTVLGKTKGRLITEGKDAFSFNIEEVSQAKSVEIKASGGLLMVLE encoded by the coding sequence ATGAATTGGATAAAAATCGTCCCCGTTATCTTTACCTTCTCCGTTACACAAGCCTTTTCGCAGTCGAAAGCCGTGCAGATCTCCAGTCCGGACCAGCAAATACAGGTGTCCGTATGGAGCGGCGCGGAAGGGGATATCCGCTACCTGGTGAAGCATCGCAACACCATTGTCATAGACACTTCCTCTCTCGGTCTGACGCTGGCGGATGCAGACTGGACGCGGCAGCTCAACCTGGTGTCCGTCTCTGCTGCCCGCCCGGTCAATGACAGCTACCGGCTGGCCTTTGGTAAAAAATCCATGGTCAGCTACAAAGCCTATCAAAGGGAGTTGCATTATGTCAATAAGCAGCATGCGCCGTTGGCTGTCGTGTTCAGGGTGTCCAACGATGCGGTGGCATTCAGGTATCTGCTGACCGGTAAACCGGCAGGCATCCGGCAGGTAGTAAAAGAAAACACCGGTTTTAGTTTCCCGGAAGGTACGTCCACCTGGCTGCAGCCCATGCAGGTGGCGAGATCAGGATGGGAAAGCGTTAACCCTGCTTATGAAGAGCATTATCGCCCCGATGTTCCTGTTGAAAAGGTGGGAGAGAACAAAACCGGCTGGGTATACCCGGCACTGTTCAAAGTGGGCGACAGCTGGGCGCTGCTGACAGAATCGGGGCTGGACAGCAACTACTGCGCTACGCGATTAATATCGGAAGCTACCCCCGGGCATTTTACCGTTGGGTTTTCCGACCCCCGGGAGACAATTCCCGGTAAAGACTACCTGCCACATGGCACCTTGCCCTTTTCCTCGCCCTGGCGGGTGGTGACGATCGGTTCGCTGGAAACCATCATCACTTCCACCGCCGGCACAGACCTGGCAAAACCCGCTGTTCTTACCAATACGTCCTTTGTCAAACCCGGCAAGGCTTCCTGGAGCTGGATCAGTTCCAAGGATGATTTTATCACCTATGATGAACAGGTGCGGTACATCGATCTGGCGGCGGATATGCATTGGCAATACTGCCTGATAGATGTGGACTGGGACCGGAAAATCGGTTACGCCGGCATAAAAAAGCTGGCTGATTACGCAAAAAGCAAAAATGTGGCTTTATGGCTCTGGTACAACTCCGCAGGCGATTGGAACACGGTAAAGTATACGCCTAAAAACCTGTTGCTGACGCACGAAAGCCGCATGAAAGAATTTGCCCGCATCAGCGAAATGGGCATTAAAGGCGTGAAGATCGATTTTTTTGCGGGCGACGGGCAGTCAGTGATAAAATACTATATCGATATATTGAATGATGCCGCGGCCAACGGGCTAATGGTCAATTTCCACGGCGCCACGCTGCCGAGAGGCTGGGCGCGTACCTATCCGAACCTGCTGACTGCCGAGGCGGTGAGAGGCTTTGAAAACGTGACCTTCGGTCAGAACGACGCAGACAGGGAAGCAGAGATCTGCACCATGCTGCCGTTCACCAGGAATGCTTTTGATCCGATGGATTATACGCCTGTCAACCTTTATAAAGTGCACTCCAACACCCAACGCAAAACCACCAATGCGTTTCAGCTGGCATTGTCTGTTTTGTTTCTTTCCGGCGTACAACATTATGCAGAATCCCCGGAAGGCATGTCAAAAACTGACGAAGCCGTTAAATCGGTGCTAAGAGCGCTACCCGATGCCTGGGACGAGGTGAAGTTCCTCGGCGGCTATCCCGGCAGGTACGTGGTCGTGGCCAGGAGAGCGGGCACCAGGTGGTATGTCGCAGGCATCAATTCACAGCCGCAGGCACAAAAGGTATTGATTGATCCCACTGTGTTGGGTAAAACAAAAGGCCGGCTGATCACAGAAGGAAAAGACGCATTCTCTTTCAATATTGAAGAAGTCAGCCAGGCAAAATCGGTGGAAATCAAAGCCTCCGGCGGGTTGCTGATGGTATTGGAGTAA
- a CDS encoding amino acid permease yields MSDQPKSFRRSFGLLDATMVVAGSMIGSGIFIVSADITRNTGSAGWLVLIWTITGLLTLTAALSYGELSGMFPKAGGQYVYLKEAFGPLPAFLFGWSFLTIIQAGSIAAVGVAFAKFSAYLFPALSEKNVVAHLGFITISSAQLTAILLIVFLTFINTRGVKEGKVIQTVFTLTKIAALIGLIVVGLMTASQHTWNANWQSGFSLGKLEAGHSQLLPYAGFTVMGAIAGSMVGSLFSSDSWNNVTFIAGEIKRPERNIGLSLFLGTLMVTAIYVLTNLMYLGVMPLQEIAFAENDRVGVAASRYIFGAKGTVIIAVLLMVSTFGCNNGLILSGARVCYCMAKDGLFFSQLGSLNKNAVPGKALWLQCIWASMLCLSGRYGQLLEYVIFVVLLFYILTIAGIFRLRRKRPDIPRPYKAFGYPWLPLLYIISAAVICFALLVYKPLYTWPGLGIVLLGIPVYAWYRKARLQQVSAPGSGQLVKILVMITVSGGISAHATAQQTTTNALYEQTSEINNLMVPYYADKGNLERYYFIENSPERRERLKQLYTGYLRQLQEVNFDALPPGSRVDYILFRRELQEQLRLLETETQQCRQLDAWFPFAGDIYTIEKARRRGGRPDAAAVAAAYHRAALLIREKEKQLEGNHSPDIHLLRRAAGTTRGLQAALESVHTFYNGYDPQYSWWAPGPYRELDTALKSYASLWAKKISTAPGGKDDGSGITGHPIGREELVRQLQYEMVPYSPEELIDIANKEFAYCDAEMLKAAADMGLGKDWKQALEKIKNSYVPAGGQPEAIMKLYHESVNFLKEHDLLTIPPMAEETWRMIMMTPERQLVNPFFTGGEELSISYPTDSMSEADKLMSMRGNNPHLSRATVHHELIAGHGLQQFMTSRYKTYRHFETPFWIEGWALYWEMLLWDMKFARSPEDRVGMLFWRMHRCARIIFSLNYHLGKWTPQQCVDFLVNRVGHERANAEGEVRRSFAGDYSPLYQVAYMIGGLQFMALKQELVDSGKMSYRQFHDAVLKENMLPVELIRALLTGKTIEKDFKTSWRFYRR; encoded by the coding sequence ATGTCAGATCAACCAAAATCCTTCCGGCGTTCATTCGGTCTGCTCGACGCCACCATGGTAGTAGCCGGCTCAATGATCGGCTCGGGAATATTTATTGTCAGTGCGGACATTACCCGCAACACCGGCTCTGCGGGCTGGCTGGTCCTCATCTGGACCATTACCGGCCTGCTAACCCTTACCGCCGCCCTGAGTTACGGGGAGCTGAGCGGCATGTTCCCGAAAGCGGGCGGACAGTATGTGTACCTGAAAGAAGCTTTTGGTCCGCTGCCGGCGTTTTTGTTCGGATGGAGTTTTCTCACCATCATACAAGCCGGCTCCATCGCCGCCGTCGGTGTGGCTTTTGCGAAGTTCTCCGCTTATCTTTTCCCAGCTTTAAGCGAGAAGAATGTGGTCGCCCATCTGGGGTTTATCACCATTTCTTCCGCACAGCTCACCGCCATCCTGTTAATAGTGTTCCTGACGTTTATTAACACAAGGGGTGTCAAAGAAGGGAAAGTCATCCAGACGGTTTTTACGCTTACCAAAATAGCGGCGTTGATCGGGCTGATCGTTGTGGGGCTGATGACTGCCAGCCAGCATACCTGGAACGCCAACTGGCAAAGCGGGTTTTCGCTGGGAAAACTGGAGGCCGGTCATTCACAGCTGCTGCCATATGCCGGGTTCACCGTCATGGGAGCTATCGCCGGCAGTATGGTGGGCAGCCTGTTCAGCAGCGATTCCTGGAACAACGTCACCTTTATCGCCGGTGAAATCAAAAGACCGGAGCGTAACATCGGCCTGAGCCTCTTCCTGGGCACGCTGATGGTGACAGCCATTTATGTGCTTACCAACCTGATGTACCTCGGCGTTATGCCGCTGCAGGAAATTGCTTTCGCTGAAAACGACCGTGTAGGGGTGGCGGCCTCCCGGTATATCTTCGGCGCAAAGGGTACGGTGATCATCGCCGTGCTGCTGATGGTATCTACTTTTGGCTGTAACAACGGCCTGATTTTATCCGGCGCCAGGGTATGCTATTGCATGGCAAAAGATGGCCTGTTTTTCAGCCAGCTGGGATCGCTCAATAAAAACGCCGTTCCGGGGAAAGCCTTATGGCTGCAATGCATATGGGCGTCCATGCTTTGCCTTAGCGGCCGTTATGGACAGCTGCTCGAGTATGTCATCTTTGTAGTACTGTTGTTTTATATCCTCACGATCGCGGGTATTTTCCGGTTACGCCGCAAACGGCCCGACATTCCCCGCCCTTACAAAGCTTTTGGTTATCCCTGGCTGCCGCTGTTGTACATCATCAGCGCCGCTGTTATTTGCTTCGCTTTACTGGTGTACAAACCTTTGTATACCTGGCCCGGGCTGGGGATCGTGCTGCTGGGGATCCCGGTGTATGCCTGGTACCGGAAGGCGCGTCTGCAACAGGTATCTGCTCCGGGTAGCGGTCAACTGGTAAAAATTTTAGTCATGATAACGGTTTCCGGCGGTATTTCCGCTCACGCCACGGCACAACAAACAACAACAAATGCGCTGTACGAACAAACCAGCGAAATCAATAACCTGATGGTGCCGTACTATGCGGACAAGGGAAATCTCGAAAGATATTACTTTATTGAAAACTCCCCTGAGCGCCGGGAACGCTTAAAGCAGCTGTATACCGGCTACCTGCGGCAATTGCAGGAAGTGAACTTTGATGCGCTGCCTCCTGGTTCGCGGGTAGACTATATCCTGTTCCGCCGTGAACTGCAGGAACAACTGCGCCTGCTGGAAACAGAAACACAGCAGTGCCGTCAGCTGGATGCATGGTTTCCCTTTGCCGGTGATATTTACACCATTGAAAAGGCAAGAAGGAGAGGCGGAAGACCGGATGCTGCCGCAGTAGCGGCTGCGTATCACAGGGCGGCCCTCCTCATCCGGGAGAAAGAAAAGCAGCTGGAAGGAAACCATTCGCCGGACATTCACCTGCTGCGCAGGGCCGCCGGTACCACCCGGGGATTGCAGGCCGCGCTGGAAAGCGTACATACTTTTTACAACGGCTATGATCCGCAATATTCCTGGTGGGCGCCCGGCCCTTACCGGGAACTGGATACCGCGCTGAAAAGTTATGCCTCCCTGTGGGCAAAAAAAATCAGCACCGCGCCGGGCGGAAAAGATGATGGCAGCGGTATCACCGGTCACCCTATCGGCCGTGAAGAGCTGGTGCGGCAGCTGCAGTATGAGATGGTCCCTTATTCGCCGGAAGAACTGATAGACATCGCCAACAAAGAATTCGCGTATTGTGATGCTGAAATGCTGAAAGCGGCGGCAGATATGGGCCTGGGGAAAGACTGGAAACAGGCGCTGGAGAAAATCAAAAACAGTTATGTGCCTGCCGGCGGGCAGCCGGAGGCCATCATGAAATTATATCATGAATCCGTTAATTTCCTGAAAGAACACGATCTGCTGACGATCCCGCCCATGGCGGAAGAAACGTGGCGGATGATCATGATGACGCCGGAGCGGCAGCTGGTAAACCCGTTCTTTACCGGCGGCGAGGAGCTGAGCATTTCTTATCCAACAGACAGTATGAGCGAAGCTGACAAGCTGATGAGCATGCGCGGTAATAACCCGCACCTGTCACGCGCCACCGTGCACCATGAGCTCATCGCCGGCCATGGCCTGCAACAGTTTATGACCAGCCGGTATAAAACATACCGCCATTTTGAAACGCCTTTCTGGATAGAAGGCTGGGCGCTGTACTGGGAGATGCTGCTGTGGGACATGAAGTTCGCCCGGTCGCCGGAAGACCGCGTGGGTATGTTGTTCTGGCGCATGCATCGTTGCGCGCGCATTATCTTCTCCCTGAATTATCACCTGGGCAAATGGACACCACAGCAATGCGTGGACTTCCTGGTCAACAGGGTAGGACACGAGCGGGCCAATGCGGAAGGAGAGGTGCGCCGCTCTTTCGCCGGCGATTACAGCCCGTTGTACCAGGTGGCCTACATGATCGGCGGCCTTCAGTTTATGGCATTGAAACAGGAGCTGGTGGACAGCGGGAAGATGAGTTACCGCCAGTTCCATGACGCGGTCCTGAAAGAAAATATGTTACCGGTGGAACTGATCCGTGCGTTGCTGACCGGTAAAACGATAGAAAAAGATTTTAAAACAAGCTGGCGCTTTTACCGGCGCTGA
- a CDS encoding beta-L-arabinofuranosidase domain-containing protein: MKKLLFALLALCTGTVPLSAQSYVPGRHDTKIKVSPGVPVHAYTFRPGDVQLLDGPFKQAMEADAGYLLVISPDRLLADFRNHAGLKAKGERYGGWESTGLAGHTLGHYLSACAMHYGATGDKRFLDRVNYIVQELEECQRHRKTGYMGAIPGEDTLWAQVKAGNIRSRGFDLNGGWSPWYTVHKIMAGLLDAYLYCDNKKALTIEKGMADWTGTIVDHLPDSLIQKMLLCEYGGMNDVLVNTYALTAEKKYLDMSFRFHDRRILDSLAAQLDVLPGKHSNTQIPKVIGCIRRYELTGSRQDSTIAAFFWNTVTSHHSYAPGGNSNYEYLGPADKLNDQLTDNTMETCNTYNMLKLTRHLFALRPAANLMDYYERGLYNHILASQNHQNGMMCYFVPLRMGARKEFSDSLHTFTCCVGSGMENHVKYGESIYFEGADGSLYVNLFIPSRLHWRDRDLTIEQTTQLPANDQVLFTIRTRKKTAAFPLRIRKPRWVKEGMQVLVNGQPQTDVHAGADGYISLDRPWKDGDQVTLKLPMGIYSEAMPDNPGRIALLYGPVVLAGTLGEKEPDPVTGIPVLVTPERDAAQWVTRDPQQPLVFHTSKAGQPQELRLVPFSTVQHEHYSVYWDIFTPQEWAVQQERYAAEKKRQQEIEASTVDILRPGEMQPERDHHFTADKTNTGEDHGRKWRMADDGGAMTFTMKVDSSAANSLLCNYWGMDNRYRAFDIFIDNVKVATEDLNKYKASKFYEIVYPLPLAVTRGKQTVTVKLQAHPGNSAGPVYGPVRTIRGAFPGAGEGKTDYPIQPVPFTQVHVSDNFWAPKIKVNAEVSIPYTLEQCKKTGRIDNFLRASGKLRDDKMTEYTFDDTDLYKVIEGASYGLQVRKNPELEKYLDTLIGIIGAAQEKDGYLYTFRTMNASHPHTWMGARRWEKEEDLSHELYNSGHLFEAAVAHYQATGKRTLLDIAIRNADLLVSVFGFGREERFPGHQIVETGLTKMYRVTGKKEYLDLAKFFLDVRGPGKPNSGEYNQSYKKVIEQHEAVGHAVRAAYMYTGMADVAALTGDRQYLSAIDDIWHDVVEKKLYVTGGIGATGNGEAFGQAYELPNMSAYAETCASIANVYWNSRMFLLHGDAKYIDVMERTLYNGLLSGVSLSGDRFFYPNPLASMGQYQRSAWFGCACCISNMTRFLPSMPGYIYGQNGNDLYVNLFVGNTADITLPAGKVTVTQQTNYPWDGKTDIAILPSGAAAFALHIRIPGWAANRPIPGDLYFDAPGTQQKKISILLNGQPAQYRMEKGYAVMERTWKAGDKISLDFPMDVQKLMADSMVEADKKRFALQRGPLVYCLEGPDNKDGAVQNIVVDKNAAVKAVYKPSLLNGVTVLEMKGTSSRRQANKDALVKSVQTVTAIPYYAWANRGPGEMTVWVPYEASAARPTPAPSIASKSKVSASATNKKMYVALNDQYDPMSSKDNSAPYFHWWPKQGTQEWVQYDFDQEYTVSSSGVYWYDDGPFGGCRVPASWKLFYKKGEEWLPVKNTGNYGTAKDGYNSVQFEPVKTSALKMEVQLPAENSSGILEWRVK; this comes from the coding sequence ATGAAGAAATTACTTTTTGCTTTGCTGGCGCTGTGTACAGGAACAGTGCCTCTCTCTGCCCAGTCTTATGTGCCCGGCCGTCATGATACGAAGATAAAAGTCAGCCCCGGCGTACCGGTACACGCATATACCTTCCGCCCGGGCGACGTACAGCTGCTCGATGGCCCGTTTAAACAAGCCATGGAGGCGGATGCAGGATACCTGCTGGTCATATCGCCGGACAGGCTGCTGGCAGATTTCCGCAATCATGCGGGCTTAAAAGCAAAAGGAGAACGTTATGGCGGCTGGGAATCCACCGGCCTGGCCGGGCATACGCTGGGGCATTACCTGTCGGCCTGCGCCATGCATTACGGAGCCACCGGCGACAAACGGTTCCTGGACCGGGTTAATTACATCGTACAGGAGCTGGAGGAATGCCAGCGGCACCGCAAAACCGGCTACATGGGCGCTATCCCGGGAGAAGATACCCTGTGGGCGCAGGTGAAGGCCGGCAATATCCGTTCCCGCGGATTTGACCTCAACGGCGGCTGGTCGCCCTGGTACACCGTACACAAAATTATGGCCGGCCTGCTGGACGCCTATCTCTATTGCGATAATAAAAAGGCGCTGACCATCGAAAAAGGAATGGCTGACTGGACCGGCACCATCGTTGATCATCTGCCGGACTCACTGATACAAAAAATGCTGTTGTGTGAGTATGGCGGCATGAATGATGTGCTGGTCAATACCTATGCGCTGACTGCCGAAAAAAAATACCTGGACATGTCCTTCCGCTTCCACGACCGGCGCATCCTGGACTCCCTGGCCGCACAGCTGGACGTGCTGCCCGGCAAACATTCGAATACACAGATACCAAAAGTAATAGGCTGCATCCGTCGTTATGAACTCACCGGCAGCAGGCAGGACAGCACCATCGCGGCTTTCTTCTGGAACACCGTGACCAGCCACCATTCCTATGCGCCGGGTGGCAACAGCAACTACGAATACCTGGGACCTGCGGACAAACTGAACGACCAGCTCACCGACAATACCATGGAGACCTGCAATACGTACAATATGCTGAAGCTGACGCGGCACCTGTTTGCGCTGCGTCCCGCCGCTAACCTGATGGATTATTACGAACGCGGACTGTACAACCATATCCTGGCTTCACAAAACCATCAGAACGGCATGATGTGTTATTTTGTTCCGCTGAGGATGGGCGCCCGCAAGGAGTTCAGTGATTCTCTCCATACATTTACCTGCTGCGTAGGCTCCGGCATGGAGAACCATGTGAAATACGGCGAAAGTATTTATTTCGAAGGAGCGGACGGCAGTTTGTATGTGAACCTGTTCATTCCTTCCCGTCTGCACTGGCGCGATAGGGACCTGACCATAGAACAGACTACGCAACTGCCGGCGAACGACCAGGTACTGTTCACCATCCGCACGCGGAAGAAAACGGCTGCTTTCCCGCTGCGCATCCGTAAGCCGCGCTGGGTAAAAGAGGGAATGCAGGTGTTGGTGAACGGTCAGCCACAAACAGACGTCCATGCCGGCGCAGATGGTTATATTTCGCTGGACCGCCCATGGAAGGACGGCGACCAGGTGACGCTGAAGCTGCCGATGGGCATCTACAGTGAGGCCATGCCGGACAATCCCGGCCGTATCGCTTTGCTTTACGGGCCGGTAGTGCTGGCCGGCACGCTCGGGGAAAAAGAGCCCGACCCTGTTACCGGTATCCCGGTGCTGGTAACGCCGGAACGGGACGCTGCCCAATGGGTTACCCGCGATCCGCAGCAACCGCTGGTATTCCATACCAGCAAGGCTGGCCAGCCGCAGGAGCTGCGACTGGTGCCCTTCAGCACCGTACAGCATGAACACTACAGTGTTTACTGGGACATTTTCACACCGCAGGAATGGGCGGTACAGCAGGAACGTTATGCCGCAGAGAAGAAAAGACAACAGGAGATAGAAGCCAGTACGGTAGATATATTGCGCCCCGGCGAAATGCAGCCGGAAAGGGACCATCATTTTACTGCGGATAAAACCAATACCGGGGAAGACCACGGCCGTAAATGGCGTATGGCCGACGATGGGGGAGCGATGACTTTCACTATGAAGGTGGACAGCAGCGCTGCGAACAGCCTCCTTTGCAATTATTGGGGGATGGACAACCGTTACCGGGCTTTCGATATCTTTATCGACAACGTAAAGGTGGCCACCGAAGATCTGAACAAGTATAAAGCCAGCAAGTTCTATGAAATCGTTTATCCTTTGCCGTTGGCCGTTACCCGTGGTAAACAAACGGTGACCGTAAAGCTGCAGGCCCATCCCGGCAACAGTGCCGGACCCGTATACGGCCCCGTAAGAACGATCAGGGGCGCCTTCCCGGGGGCCGGAGAAGGGAAGACGGATTATCCTATTCAGCCGGTACCTTTTACGCAGGTACATGTCTCCGACAACTTCTGGGCGCCCAAGATAAAAGTGAATGCCGAAGTGTCTATTCCGTATACGCTGGAGCAATGCAAAAAAACAGGGCGCATCGACAATTTCCTACGAGCGTCCGGCAAGCTCCGCGATGATAAAATGACGGAATACACCTTTGATGATACCGACCTGTACAAAGTGATCGAAGGCGCTTCCTATGGTTTGCAGGTACGGAAAAACCCCGAACTGGAAAAATACCTGGATACCCTGATCGGCATTATCGGCGCCGCACAGGAAAAAGACGGATACCTGTATACTTTCCGGACGATGAACGCCTCCCATCCTCATACCTGGATGGGCGCCAGGCGCTGGGAAAAGGAAGAAGACCTGAGCCATGAACTGTATAATTCCGGCCATCTGTTTGAAGCTGCGGTAGCGCATTACCAGGCCACCGGCAAGAGAACGCTGCTGGACATCGCCATCAGAAATGCCGACCTGCTGGTCAGCGTATTCGGCTTTGGCAGGGAAGAACGTTTTCCCGGTCATCAGATCGTGGAAACCGGGCTCACTAAAATGTACCGGGTGACCGGGAAGAAGGAGTACCTGGACCTGGCTAAATTTTTCCTCGATGTCCGCGGGCCCGGTAAGCCTAACAGCGGGGAATACAACCAGTCGTATAAAAAGGTGATAGAGCAGCATGAGGCGGTAGGACATGCCGTGAGAGCCGCCTACATGTATACCGGTATGGCCGACGTGGCAGCACTGACCGGCGACCGGCAGTATTTGTCGGCTATCGATGATATCTGGCATGATGTGGTGGAGAAGAAATTATATGTTACCGGCGGCATCGGCGCTACGGGCAACGGGGAAGCTTTCGGGCAGGCGTACGAGCTGCCTAATATGTCGGCCTACGCAGAAACCTGCGCCTCTATTGCCAACGTGTACTGGAACAGCCGTATGTTCCTCCTGCATGGCGACGCCAAATACATCGATGTAATGGAACGCACATTGTACAATGGCTTGCTCAGTGGCGTATCGCTCAGCGGCGACCGCTTTTTTTATCCCAACCCGCTGGCTTCCATGGGCCAGTATCAGCGCAGCGCCTGGTTTGGCTGCGCCTGTTGTATTTCCAATATGACCCGCTTCCTGCCTTCTATGCCGGGATATATCTACGGACAGAACGGGAATGACCTGTATGTAAACCTCTTTGTGGGCAATACAGCGGATATAACATTGCCCGCCGGAAAGGTGACGGTCACCCAACAGACCAACTATCCATGGGACGGGAAGACGGACATCGCTATCCTTCCTTCCGGGGCTGCCGCTTTTGCGTTGCATATCCGCATCCCGGGCTGGGCGGCCAACAGGCCGATACCGGGAGATCTATACTTCGACGCGCCCGGAACACAGCAGAAAAAGATCAGCATCCTCCTGAACGGACAACCCGCGCAATACCGTATGGAGAAAGGCTACGCCGTCATGGAGCGCACCTGGAAAGCAGGAGACAAGATCAGCCTTGATTTCCCGATGGACGTCCAAAAGCTGATGGCCGACAGTATGGTGGAAGCGGACAAAAAACGTTTTGCATTACAGCGGGGGCCGCTGGTGTACTGCCTCGAAGGGCCGGACAATAAAGACGGCGCCGTACAGAATATCGTGGTGGATAAAAATGCAGCAGTGAAGGCCGTTTACAAACCTTCTCTGCTGAATGGGGTTACGGTGCTGGAAATGAAAGGCACGTCGTCCCGCCGGCAGGCAAACAAGGATGCGCTGGTAAAGTCGGTACAAACGGTAACGGCTATCCCGTATTATGCCTGGGCTAACCGCGGTCCCGGCGAAATGACGGTATGGGTCCCCTATGAAGCGTCGGCTGCCCGCCCTACACCGGCGCCCTCCATCGCTTCAAAAAGTAAGGTCAGCGCTTCCGCTACCAACAAAAAAATGTATGTGGCGCTGAACGACCAGTATGATCCGATGTCTTCAAAAGACAACAGCGCTCCGTATTTTCACTGGTGGCCCAAACAAGGTACACAGGAATGGGTACAGTACGATTTCGACCAGGAATATACTGTTTCTTCTTCCGGTGTGTACTGGTATGATGACGGTCCTTTCGGCGGTTGCCGCGTACCGGCGTCCTGGAAGTTGTTTTACAAAAAAGGCGAAGAATGGTTGCCGGTAAAGAATACCGGCAACTACGGTACTGCGAAAGACGGGTATAACTCCGTGCAGTTTGAGCCGGTGAAAACATCCGCGCTTAAAATGGAGGTGCAGCTGCCGGCCGAAAATTCTTCCGGTATACTGGAATGGCGGGTGAAGTGA